In Sander lucioperca isolate FBNREF2018 chromosome 12, SLUC_FBN_1.2, whole genome shotgun sequence, one DNA window encodes the following:
- the olfml3a gene encoding olfactomedin-like protein 3B isoform X1, translating to MKPVFVLLVTTAWTFTGAQYYYQGLMDYLENRLSAIEDRMQLWHEQSHRYHTEMLDFKKLTAEAMNGLRNEHSVLFKDLEGAAVRVDRMEREMDYVEAQTSPRACANKADKVVEQGAWGLESRGEEEQEEDWEELHSRVSDCVEIISGIRSVKILKRVGSPKGMWTRDPRSSKVYVFNETSGDSIYQFNSVRDFSRSPGVTSSRQIRLPSEWSGPGSAVYNSYLYYIQQTADMDMQVVKYDLLSGSVTDVAMFPVESQATVYSLNPETVADLAADDEGLWLLYANSDSEPNINLAKMDPATLDIEQIWDTRCPRENAEAAFVVCGTVYVVYNTRLASRSRVQCLFDVNDMVISQEAPLIYFPRRYGAHASLKYNPEEKQLYGWDDGYQIIYRLTMKRKLLV from the exons ATGAAGCCGGTGTTTGTCCTCCTTGTTACCACCGCCTGGACTTTCACTGGAGCCCAGTATTACTATCAGGGGCTGATGGATTATCTGGAGAACAGGTTGTCAGCTATTGAG GACCGCATGCAGTTGTGGCATGAACAATCCCATCGCTACCACACAGAGATGCTGGATTTCAAAAAGCTAACTGCCGAGGCCATGAATGGGCTAAGGAATGAGCACAGCGTGCTGTTCAAAGACCTGGAAGGAGCTGCAGTCAGAGTGGACCGGATGGAGCGAGAGATGGACTACGTGGAAGCTCAGACTTCCCCTCGGGCCTGTGCGAATAAAGCAGACAAGGTGGTGGAGCAGGGAGCCTGGGGgctggagagcagaggagaggaagagcaggAAGAAGACTGGGAGGAGCTGCACTCCAGAGTCTCTG attgTGTGGAAATCATCTCTGGCATCAGATCAGTCAAGATCCTGAAGAGAGTGGGCAGTCCCAAGGGCATGTGGACCAGAGACCCCAGGTCGTCCAAGGTTTACGTCTTTAACGAGACATCCGGAGACAGCATCTACCAGTTCAACTCTGTACGAGACTTTTCCCGCTCTCCTGGCGTCACCAGCAGCCGACAGATCAGGCTTCCGTCTGAGTGGAGCGGCCCCGGCAGCGCTGTCTATAACAGCTATTTGTACTACATACAGCAGACGGCCGATATGGACATGCAGGTGGTTAAATATGACCTGCTGAGTGGCTCGGTGACAGACGTCGCCATGTTCCCCGTGGAGAGCCAGGCTACAGTTTACAGCCTCAATCCGGAAACCGTTGCGGACCTGGCAGCAGACGACGAAGGCCTCTGGCTCCTGTACGCCAACAGCGACAGTGAGCCCAACATCAACCTCGCAAAGATGGACCCCGCCACGCTCGATATAGAACAAATCTGGGACACCCGGTGCCCACGGGAGAACGCCGAGGCGGCTTTCGTAGTCTGTGGGACCGTCTATGTCGTGTACAACACCCGCCTGGCCAGCCGATCCCGTGTCCAGTGTCTGTTTGACGTCAACGACATGGTGATCAGCCAGGAGGCTCCCCTGATCTACTTTCCCAGGAGGTACGGAGCCCACGCCAGTCTGAAATACAACCCCGAGGAAAAACAGCTCTACGGCTGGGATGACGGCTACCAAATCATTTACAGACTGACTATGAAGAGGAAACTGCTGGTGTGA
- the olfml3a gene encoding olfactomedin-like protein 3B isoform X2, with translation MQLWHEQSHRYHTEMLDFKKLTAEAMNGLRNEHSVLFKDLEGAAVRVDRMEREMDYVEAQTSPRACANKADKVVEQGAWGLESRGEEEQEEDWEELHSRVSDCVEIISGIRSVKILKRVGSPKGMWTRDPRSSKVYVFNETSGDSIYQFNSVRDFSRSPGVTSSRQIRLPSEWSGPGSAVYNSYLYYIQQTADMDMQVVKYDLLSGSVTDVAMFPVESQATVYSLNPETVADLAADDEGLWLLYANSDSEPNINLAKMDPATLDIEQIWDTRCPRENAEAAFVVCGTVYVVYNTRLASRSRVQCLFDVNDMVISQEAPLIYFPRRYGAHASLKYNPEEKQLYGWDDGYQIIYRLTMKRKLLV, from the exons ATGCAGTTGTGGCATGAACAATCCCATCGCTACCACACAGAGATGCTGGATTTCAAAAAGCTAACTGCCGAGGCCATGAATGGGCTAAGGAATGAGCACAGCGTGCTGTTCAAAGACCTGGAAGGAGCTGCAGTCAGAGTGGACCGGATGGAGCGAGAGATGGACTACGTGGAAGCTCAGACTTCCCCTCGGGCCTGTGCGAATAAAGCAGACAAGGTGGTGGAGCAGGGAGCCTGGGGgctggagagcagaggagaggaagagcaggAAGAAGACTGGGAGGAGCTGCACTCCAGAGTCTCTG attgTGTGGAAATCATCTCTGGCATCAGATCAGTCAAGATCCTGAAGAGAGTGGGCAGTCCCAAGGGCATGTGGACCAGAGACCCCAGGTCGTCCAAGGTTTACGTCTTTAACGAGACATCCGGAGACAGCATCTACCAGTTCAACTCTGTACGAGACTTTTCCCGCTCTCCTGGCGTCACCAGCAGCCGACAGATCAGGCTTCCGTCTGAGTGGAGCGGCCCCGGCAGCGCTGTCTATAACAGCTATTTGTACTACATACAGCAGACGGCCGATATGGACATGCAGGTGGTTAAATATGACCTGCTGAGTGGCTCGGTGACAGACGTCGCCATGTTCCCCGTGGAGAGCCAGGCTACAGTTTACAGCCTCAATCCGGAAACCGTTGCGGACCTGGCAGCAGACGACGAAGGCCTCTGGCTCCTGTACGCCAACAGCGACAGTGAGCCCAACATCAACCTCGCAAAGATGGACCCCGCCACGCTCGATATAGAACAAATCTGGGACACCCGGTGCCCACGGGAGAACGCCGAGGCGGCTTTCGTAGTCTGTGGGACCGTCTATGTCGTGTACAACACCCGCCTGGCCAGCCGATCCCGTGTCCAGTGTCTGTTTGACGTCAACGACATGGTGATCAGCCAGGAGGCTCCCCTGATCTACTTTCCCAGGAGGTACGGAGCCCACGCCAGTCTGAAATACAACCCCGAGGAAAAACAGCTCTACGGCTGGGATGACGGCTACCAAATCATTTACAGACTGACTATGAAGAGGAAACTGCTGGTGTGA